The Castanea sativa cultivar Marrone di Chiusa Pesio chromosome 11, ASM4071231v1 genome contains a region encoding:
- the LOC142614858 gene encoding thioredoxin-like protein CITRX, chloroplastic encodes MALLQIHTPAHSITTTLSPILSFHSSTPPPPLHRSLPHSLKSHHKNSLFSTTKTAPFSLSTYPTRLLCQPPQGTHVRENYLVKKLSAQEVQELVKGERSVPLIIDFYATWCGPCILMAQELEMLAVEYANNAVIVKVDTDDEYEFARDMQVRGLPTLLFISPDPNKEAIRTEGLIPIQMMRDIIDKDM; translated from the exons ATGGCTCTCCTCCAAATCCACACACCTGCTCATAGCATAACCACCACCCTCTCCCCCATTCTCTCCTTTCATTCCTCaacacctcctcctcctcttcacCGTTCTCTTCCTCACTCCTTGAAATCCCACCACAAAAACTCACTCTTTTCCACCACCAAGACCGCACCTTTCTCACTCTCAACATACCCAACAAGGTTGCTTTGCCAACCCCCTCAGGGCACACATGTTAGAGAAAACTATCTTGTG AAGAAGTTGTCAGCTCAGGAGGTTCAGGAGCTGGTAAAGGGAGAAAGGAGTGTACCCCTTATCATTGATTTCTATGCAACATGGTGTGGACCCTGTATTTTGATGGCCCAAGAACTCGAAATG CTTGCTGTGGAGTATGCGAACAATGCAGTGATTGTTAAGGTCGATACAGATGATGAGTATGAATTCGCACGGGACATGCAG GTGCGTGGCTTGCCAACACTACTTTTTATCAGTCCAGATCCAAATAAAGAGGCAATCCGGACTGAGGGGCTTATCCCAATACAAATGATGCGggatataattgataaagatATGTGA